The following is a genomic window from Drosophila busckii strain San Diego stock center, stock number 13000-0081.31 chromosome 2L, ASM1175060v1, whole genome shotgun sequence.
TGTCCCAGCAGATTACCCATACCTTCGCAGCTGGTTGAGCTTAACGGTGATAATGAGGCGCCTAAAACGGAGAGTTCGCAGAAGCGGAAATCACTGGCCGCCTCCAGCTGAGTGTTGATTTTAATAAAGGGTGTGCCGCCGCCAGTAACGCTCTGGAACAGTCCAGCGAAGGGCGAATTGTTGTTGGTCTTGTTGGTCTTTGTATGCTGCTTAGCAAACTGTAGCAGCATGCCAATGAGATTCTTGCGCACCTGTAAATCGATCGTACTGCTGAGTCGAGTGTCATTTAATGGATTGCCAAAGATATCGTTGGCATCAAACATGTAGCCCAATTCATCTCCATGAGCAACCGTTTCGGAATTCTGCTGCGCCTTCTCTGCAACAATCGGCAATCCATTTAAGAAGTTACTACCCTTGGATCTAGTTCCGTTATACTCAAAGCTGTACATGTAGGCCGGCGCAATTTTGGACCATACTTGCGTGGTGAGAATGGCAGGTAGATTAAAAAGTACATCTGTGGTAGACTCCACCACCTTGGCCAATACTTGATCGATATTCAGCGTTTGGGGCACCTGCCATACCTGTTGGAGCGTCGGCGTCAGAACGCCGCTTAAGCCTGGTAGCTCTGGCTTTGCAATATTTCCAGTCAGCTTGTCGATGCGTAAAAAGCCAGTTAGCTGCTGGACTGCTCCTGACAGCGAGTTGAGGAACTGCTCAGCTGAGCCGTATACCTTGTTTAACGTATCCACTGTCACGGAATTTGCAGTCTCGTGCTTTGTCACGCCCGTGAGCAGGGGAATACCCATAAAGTTACCATTGCGCAACTGATGCTCGGGTTCGCCCACAAGAATACTTGGCAGGCCACGTCCATCTTCTTCATTTTCCATGTGTGGTTGGAAGCCCACGTTTCCTGTAAGGCCTTTAACCAAAGCGCGTCCTGCAAGGCGCTCTGTCTGTACTCTGTCATCGTTCTTAATAATCTCCTCAGCGGATTTCTGGTTGTAAAGTAATTGAGAAATAATGGAGTGGAGTATAAAAGACATATATATTCCAATTTGCTTACCTTACGCATACAGTTAACAACTTCTAGCTCATTCCCCGCCGGGCAGCCATTGATCTTAGCAACTTCCTGCACGCTCTGCACTGGATCCCTGTCCATTGCATACTGCGACAGAGCTGTACCAGACATTGCAACAACGCCATGCACATCGCCAGCACTACGCGCCGCTCGTGACATTGATAAGTACATTGCGCTAGCTGCTCCCGAGCCATGTCCTATGGCCTGCACCTGCTTGGGATCGCCTCCAAAGTTTGAAATGTAGTCGTTGACCCAACGTAAAGCGGCGGCCAAGTCAAACATAGCCAGATTGCCGTCAAACTCCTTGGTGCCGTCTCCCATTATGCCCAGAGAGCCAAGTCTGTATTGCGGCGCCACGACGATTGCACCCTCTTGGGCCATGGGCGTCGCATCATACTGCGCCGCAGAGCCAAAACGAAAGCCGCCTGGATGTATCCACACAAAAACAGGCAAGCCTGTAGTCTCATCTGGCATTTGGGGtgtataaacatttaacaGTAAGCAGTCTTCATTGCCAATTATGATGCCACGCTGCTGTGGATGCGGCTGTATACAGGGTGGGCCGTGTCTTTTGGCATCCAGATCACCGGCCAAGCGCTTATACACTGGACGCGCATAGCGCAATTGACCCACCGGCGGCTCAGCATAACGCAAACCTAAAAAGCTATAGATGCGCGTATGAGGATTGCGGAAGCCCTCCACTCGTGCATCTCGATCAAAGAGACGCGCAAAAACCACGGGATCGTCTACCGGCGGCGCCTTCGCTTGCTTTCCACCGACAATCCGCTTAACGCGATGATGATCTTGCTGTGCGTCTCCTCCTGAACCTGAATACGTCGTCAAGGTCAGCACTGAAACTAACAActgtaacagcaacaacaagcaaaagttcCGCATCGCCAGCGAACACATTGCGATTTGCTGTATTGTCAACTTGCAACTGGGTAAGCGCTTCAGTAGAGACAGCTCAACGCGCTGCTCTATCCCACTTCGAGTCTTGACGAGGCCGACTACTTGTTCGGCTTTgcgataaaaacaaaattttaaagcagcaataagtagcaaaaagtaaaacaacaaTATCTTGTTGCTCACGATCATCAAGTAGCTGCTGAAATGTGTATACGAGTGTAAGCAAGTACATTTTTATAGAGATAAAACCCACattgtgtatatacatataaattggGATTGCGTATTCTAATCACGTactttaacatatatatagagctaaGGCGTCTCGATAGAAGTGTAAGTCGAAAGCTCAACACTAAAATATCTGGCATTTGAAAATCATTCGTTCATAAACTTAATATAAGAAATACAATAAGCATGCTGCCCATTtagaaatatgtataaaagctTCAAGtccaattcaatttttaaataggCATGTTCCAATTAAATTCTaacttgcaataaatatagatttttaatttgatacaattaaatgcatgctATGACAACTGTGGATGCATATTCTTAGCTCAATCAACACAACAGTGCATCTTATTGCAATGCCAAATTATACTGAAAACAAGTCAGATCGGTTATTCCCATACTACTATTgtttcattgttgtttttcCCATGAACatctgtatatatgtatttaagttGCATGAGCAAAATAATGATGCATTTTTAAAGGCCGCCACAGATGAACCGGCTTGGACAGCGAGTCGTGGTATAAATGTTCTATTAAACAACACTATATAGCGAGATCTATCAAAAAGCTAAGCAGGGCTTGGAAGCTGAATCACATCTGTATCATGAGATAGCagatataatttataatacttaaaaaaaagtctcgaggccacaaaaaaaaaattgtttcagtttataatatatatttttttacactcAAACTATCATATTCATTTTTGATTTACTCAAAGCTGGCATACTAAAATGAAAGATAGATTCTTTAAGAAATCCCAAAATGGATAGCACATATATTTCTTcatgaaatattttagaatCGATTTAATTAATGGCTACATAAAACGCAAACATATTTTTCGATTCAACtcaacttttttattataatatctTTCACAACGCACGCAACAGCTTGTGCTCCTGTTTTTGGTCTAAGACCTTCTTCGCATTCTCTCGATTGCGTGTGTTAAACACTTAGGTGAGACGTGTTTAGTGCGGCGCTTACAGCTGCTACTGATGCGTTTTTGATgcgcaaaatattaattataaaataataattgaattgtgtGGCAGTTGCGTGGAAAGGTGAGCATTATTCAGTTATCCTCAGCACGGCAACAGCTCATTAGCAGGAAAATAGAAAGCACAAAGTGTTCGCATCTGGTTGGACTccgcaaatttaaattagtagcTACATAAATTGGTATTAAATAggataatcaaataaaacgcTCGACTTAAAACAAGTCGAATGTAAAAGCGTTTTATTTCAACAAACaatataacatatatgtaatatatacatattaaagaATACAGCAAAGGGCAAGTCGCGCCTAACCAACCTTCAGCTCTGCTAAAAAGTTTCTCAACATTTCTGTCTGCTTTCCAGTTGTGAATATATTAGGGTTTGCATCTCTTACCTaagaataacaataaaaaactaacaaatatttcaaaaatttaatgatAATATTAACATAGCTGTTGGGGTGATTATTGCACACATAAGCAAGCTAAGCTAACAAGTCTTAAAGTGTTATGGGTTTCCTAAATTGTTCTCTATTTATGGCAGCGTGCATTTGTGACTGTGGCATTCTAACATGCAGGAATACGCAGTAGGTTACTACCTACAATAATAGAAACGCTTTTGTACGAAGTCCAATAGAAGGAGTGAGACACGCAGCAGGTACAATACTCCACACTCAGACAGCATTGATccatttacatataaaaattccCACCCTCAGTCTATTGCAGCATATTGCAGatgcttaaacaaaaagccCCCAGTACCTTTTACCCCGAATATCCCCTCaaaaaaatcacaacaacTTGCCTGACACGCCCttgcagccacacacacatgtagaaTGTGCGCCGCATAAATTGCAATCGGAATATCAAattggcaataacaacaacacgacTTCACACTCTACCCACCCTGCCCCCAGTCTTTCTCTTCTTGCACAACCCAGTCATTTACTGGCGCGCTGGGCGTTTTGTGATTTTATCAATTCAATAAAACCCAAATAAAATCagtacaaatgcaaataccaTTAATGTATTGGGTTcaactttgcttttgtattgtattgcttatatgtatttgcttttccgattt
Proteins encoded in this region:
- the LOC108594242 gene encoding carboxylesterase 1F, giving the protein MCSLAMRNFCLLLLLQLLVSVLTLTTYSGSGGDAQQDHHRVKRIVGGKQAKAPPVDDPVVFARLFDRDARVEGFRNPHTRIYSFLGLRYAEPPVGQLRYARPVYKRLAGDLDAKRHGPPCIQPHPQQRGIIIGNEDCLLLNVYTPQMPDETTGLPVFVWIHPGGFRFGSAAQYDATPMAQEGAIVVAPQYRLGSLGIMGDGTKEFDGNLAMFDLAAALRWVNDYISNFGGDPKQVQAIGHGSGAASAMYLSMSRAARSAGDVHGVVAMSGTALSQYAMDRDPVQSVQEVAKINGCPAGNELEVVNCMRKKSAEEIIKNDDRVQTERLAGRALVKGLTGNVGFQPHMENEEDGRGLPSILVGEPEHQLRNGNFMGIPLLTGVTKHETANSVTVDTLNKVYGSAEQFLNSLSGAVQQLTGFLRIDKLTGNIAKPELPGLSGVLTPTLQQVWQVPQTLNIDQVLAKVVESTTDVLFNLPAILTTQVWSKIAPAYMYSFEYNGTRSKGSNFLNGLPIVAEKAQQNSETVAHGDELGYMFDANDIFGNPLNDTRLSSTIDLQVRKNLIGMLLQFAKQHTKTNKTNNNSPFAGLFQSVTGGGTPFIKINTQLEAASDFRFCELSVLGASLSPLSSTSCEGMGNLLGQLGGNLGNNLRGGLGQTLGGVGQKIGLGNRNNGGGGGGKGVLGFGLL